A genomic window from Motacilla alba alba isolate MOTALB_02 chromosome 6, Motacilla_alba_V1.0_pri, whole genome shotgun sequence includes:
- the LOC119702620 gene encoding KIF-binding protein isoform X1, whose protein sequence is MPGAGPGAGPGARVGRRGAGRAGGKMAAAGGGWAAVCEKFRAARTLSAVESLKDPETEPYRSKYSARALLQEVKQLLSAAEEGGEAVLAVRRAVLEYELGVNHTDTEELSAGDEHLQRCTQLLEPHRLSPDCVSLYIQAQNNLGILWSQRDEIETAQTYLESAEALYNQYMKEDGNPPLDPSEHFMAEEEKLTDQERSKRFEKAYTHTLYYLAQVYQHLDMIEKAAQYCHTTLKRQLEYCGYYPVEWARNAATLSQYYLSKECFMEARHCLAAASVIFSQAGQVPSAEDSDETEPDQQDLPERKAEIARCWIKYCLNLLQSARKLLEDNIGELDPDRQLELKAQRKKEEDEKEKGRKKAVLFGTSDICDSVLAMEEKVSSVYPLDFQEAREVFLVGQNYVQEAKEFFQVDGYVTDHIEIVQDHSALFKVLAFFEEDYERRCKMHKRRIDMLEPIYTDLNPQYYLLIRRQLQCELADTYYEMMDLKVAIGNRLEKLDSHTVKKINSLAQFAIKYYELFLDSLRNPDKVFPEKLEEDVLRPAMVAKFHIARLYGKLITSDSKKQLENMQTSLEYYTFLVDYCEKYPDAVPAIETELELSKEMVNLLPASMERLRAKVSSFV, encoded by the exons AtgccgggggcggggccgggggcggggccgggcgcgcgcgtcgggcggcgcggggcggggcgggccggcgggaagatggcggcggcgggcggagggTGGGCGGCGGTGTGCGAGAAGTTCCGCGCCGCCCGCACGCTCTCGGCCGTGGAGTCCCTCAAGGACCCCGAGACGGAGCCGTACCGCTCCAAGTACAGCGCCCGGGcgctgctgcaggaggtgaagcagctgctgagcgCCGCCGAGGAGGGCGGCGAGGCGGTGCTGGCCGTGCGGCGGGCCGTGCTGGAGTACGAGCTGGGCGTCAACCACACGGACACCGAGGAGCTGTCGGCCGGCGACGAGCACCTGCAGCGCTGCACGCAGCTCCTGGAGCCGCACCGCCTCTCCCCGGACTGCGTGTCCCTCTACATCCAGGCCCAG AACAATCTGGGGATCCTGTGGTCTCAAAGAGATGAAATTGAAACTGCACAAACTTACTTGGAATCTGCAGAAGCCTTGTACAATCAATACATGAAAGAG GATGGAAATCCTCCCCTGGATCCCAGTGAACATTTCatggcagaagaagaaaaactcaCAGACCAAGAAAGATCCAAAAG aTTTGAAAAAGCCTACACACATACTCTGTATTACCTGGCACAAGTCTACCAGCACCTGGACATGATTGAGAAGGCTGCTCAGTATTGCCACACTACCCTGAAACGACAGCTCGAGTACTGTGGCTACTACCCCGTGGAATGGGCACGCAATGCTGCCACTTTGTCACAGTACTATCTCTCCAAG GAATGCTTTATGGAGGCTCGACACTGTCTAGCAGCAGCCAGTGTCATCTTtagccaggctggacaggtgCCATCTGCTGAAGACT CAGATGAAACAGAGCCAGACCAACAGGACCTTCCAGAGAGGAAAGCTGAAATTGCAAGGTGTTGGATTAAGTATTGCCTGAATCTTCTGCAAAGCGCTCGAAAATTGCTTGAG GATAACATAGGAGAGCTGGATCCAGACAGGCAATTGGAACTTAAagcccaaaggaaaaaagaagaggatgaaaaggagaagggcaggaaaaaagcTGTCCTTTTTGGGACAAGTGATATATGTGACTCTGTCTTAGCCATGGAGGAGAAAGTGAGCAGTGTATATCCTTTAGATTTTCAAGAAGCCAGAGAAGTCTTCCTGGTTGGTCAGAACTATGTTCAGGAGGCAAAAGAGTTCTTTCAGGTCGATGGTTATGTTACTGACCATATTGAAATAGTTCAGGATCACAGTGCTTTGTTTAAGGTACTTGCTTTCTTTGAAGAAGACTATGAGAGGCGCTGCAAAATGCACAAGCGTAGGATAGACATGCTGGAGCCAATCTATACAGACCTGAACCCCCAGTACTACCTGCTGATCCgcaggcagctgcagtgtgagctAGCTGACACCTACTATGAGATGATGGATTTAAAGGTGGCTATTGGTAACAGGCTAGAGAAACTAGACTCGCACACAGtcaaaaaaatcaattctctGGCTCAGTTTGCAATCAAATATTACGAGCTCTTCTTGGATTCTTTGAGGAACCCTGATAAGGTGTTTCCTGAAAAACTCGAGGAAGATGTTCTTCGCCCTGCCATGGTGGCTAAATTTCATATTGCACGACTGTATGGTAAGCTTATTACTTCAGATAGCaaaaagcaactggaaaatATGCAGACATCATTGGAATATTACACATTTCTGGTAGACTATTGTGAGAAGTATCCAGATGCTGTCCCTGCCATTGAAACTGAACTAGAACTCAGTAAGGAGATGGTGAATCTTCTTCCAGCAAGCATGGAGAGGCTAAGAGCCAAGGTGTCTTCATTTGTGTAA
- the LOC119702620 gene encoding KIF-binding protein isoform X2 translates to MPGAGPGAGPGARVGRRGAGRAGGKMAAAGGGWAAVCEKFRAARTLSAVESLKDPETEPYRSKYSARALLQEVKQLLSAAEEGGEAVLAVRRAVLEYELGVNHTDTEELSAGDEHLQRCTQLLEPHRLSPDCVSLYIQAQNNLGILWSQRDEIETAQTYLESAEALYNQYMKEDGNPPLDPSEHFMAEEEKLTDQERSKRFEKAYTHTLYYLAQVYQHLDMIEKAAQYCHTTLKRQLEYCGYYPVEWARNAATLSQYYLSKECFMEARHCLAAASVIFSQAGQVPSAEDYETEPDQQDLPERKAEIARCWIKYCLNLLQSARKLLEDNIGELDPDRQLELKAQRKKEEDEKEKGRKKAVLFGTSDICDSVLAMEEKVSSVYPLDFQEAREVFLVGQNYVQEAKEFFQVDGYVTDHIEIVQDHSALFKVLAFFEEDYERRCKMHKRRIDMLEPIYTDLNPQYYLLIRRQLQCELADTYYEMMDLKVAIGNRLEKLDSHTVKKINSLAQFAIKYYELFLDSLRNPDKVFPEKLEEDVLRPAMVAKFHIARLYGKLITSDSKKQLENMQTSLEYYTFLVDYCEKYPDAVPAIETELELSKEMVNLLPASMERLRAKVSSFV, encoded by the exons AtgccgggggcggggccgggggcggggccgggcgcgcgcgtcgggcggcgcggggcggggcgggccggcgggaagatggcggcggcgggcggagggTGGGCGGCGGTGTGCGAGAAGTTCCGCGCCGCCCGCACGCTCTCGGCCGTGGAGTCCCTCAAGGACCCCGAGACGGAGCCGTACCGCTCCAAGTACAGCGCCCGGGcgctgctgcaggaggtgaagcagctgctgagcgCCGCCGAGGAGGGCGGCGAGGCGGTGCTGGCCGTGCGGCGGGCCGTGCTGGAGTACGAGCTGGGCGTCAACCACACGGACACCGAGGAGCTGTCGGCCGGCGACGAGCACCTGCAGCGCTGCACGCAGCTCCTGGAGCCGCACCGCCTCTCCCCGGACTGCGTGTCCCTCTACATCCAGGCCCAG AACAATCTGGGGATCCTGTGGTCTCAAAGAGATGAAATTGAAACTGCACAAACTTACTTGGAATCTGCAGAAGCCTTGTACAATCAATACATGAAAGAG GATGGAAATCCTCCCCTGGATCCCAGTGAACATTTCatggcagaagaagaaaaactcaCAGACCAAGAAAGATCCAAAAG aTTTGAAAAAGCCTACACACATACTCTGTATTACCTGGCACAAGTCTACCAGCACCTGGACATGATTGAGAAGGCTGCTCAGTATTGCCACACTACCCTGAAACGACAGCTCGAGTACTGTGGCTACTACCCCGTGGAATGGGCACGCAATGCTGCCACTTTGTCACAGTACTATCTCTCCAAG GAATGCTTTATGGAGGCTCGACACTGTCTAGCAGCAGCCAGTGTCATCTTtagccaggctggacaggtgCCATCTGCTGAAGACT ATGAAACAGAGCCAGACCAACAGGACCTTCCAGAGAGGAAAGCTGAAATTGCAAGGTGTTGGATTAAGTATTGCCTGAATCTTCTGCAAAGCGCTCGAAAATTGCTTGAG GATAACATAGGAGAGCTGGATCCAGACAGGCAATTGGAACTTAAagcccaaaggaaaaaagaagaggatgaaaaggagaagggcaggaaaaaagcTGTCCTTTTTGGGACAAGTGATATATGTGACTCTGTCTTAGCCATGGAGGAGAAAGTGAGCAGTGTATATCCTTTAGATTTTCAAGAAGCCAGAGAAGTCTTCCTGGTTGGTCAGAACTATGTTCAGGAGGCAAAAGAGTTCTTTCAGGTCGATGGTTATGTTACTGACCATATTGAAATAGTTCAGGATCACAGTGCTTTGTTTAAGGTACTTGCTTTCTTTGAAGAAGACTATGAGAGGCGCTGCAAAATGCACAAGCGTAGGATAGACATGCTGGAGCCAATCTATACAGACCTGAACCCCCAGTACTACCTGCTGATCCgcaggcagctgcagtgtgagctAGCTGACACCTACTATGAGATGATGGATTTAAAGGTGGCTATTGGTAACAGGCTAGAGAAACTAGACTCGCACACAGtcaaaaaaatcaattctctGGCTCAGTTTGCAATCAAATATTACGAGCTCTTCTTGGATTCTTTGAGGAACCCTGATAAGGTGTTTCCTGAAAAACTCGAGGAAGATGTTCTTCGCCCTGCCATGGTGGCTAAATTTCATATTGCACGACTGTATGGTAAGCTTATTACTTCAGATAGCaaaaagcaactggaaaatATGCAGACATCATTGGAATATTACACATTTCTGGTAGACTATTGTGAGAAGTATCCAGATGCTGTCCCTGCCATTGAAACTGAACTAGAACTCAGTAAGGAGATGGTGAATCTTCTTCCAGCAAGCATGGAGAGGCTAAGAGCCAAGGTGTCTTCATTTGTGTAA
- the SRGN gene encoding serglycin, translating to MPAKMQLLIRCNGRIFLAVCLILFVGYTAQGAPMQRARYKRVRCRPDAWSANCIQEKEPWFYMPSGGANRILPPMADRSLMKRYQELGDIFPLSEEDAGSGSNTVVEAEPASGSGLGDNDSFSEVKLPAFLDSLRGSELKEKLSEEDLLL from the exons ATGCCAGCCAAGATGCAGCTCCTTATCAGATGTAACGGGAGGATTTTCCTGGCTGTTTGTTTAATCCTCTTTGTGGGATACACAGCACAAG GTGCTCCGATGCAGAGGGCGAGGTACAAGAGGGTGAGGTGCCGGCCTGACGCCTGGTCTGCCAACTGCATCCAAGAGAAGGAGCCCTGGTTCTACATGCCCTCTGGTGGGGCCAACAGGATCCTTCCTCCCATGGCAGACCGGTCCTT GATGAAGAGATACCAGGAGCTGGGCGACATATTCCCTCTCTCGGAGGAGGATGCCGGCTCTGGGTCCAACACCGTGGTGGAAGCGGAGCCAGCCTCTGGGTCGGGGCTCGGTGACAACGACAGCTTCTCTGAGGTGAAGCTGCCTGCCTTCCTGGACAGCCTGCGAGGCAGCgagctgaaggaaaagctgtCGGAGGAGGATTTGCTCCTGTAG